In Micrococcus luteus NCTC 2665, a single window of DNA contains:
- a CDS encoding LCP family protein: MSTAPGSVPAGHAQPDPLRDPRVASPTERTRRALILTTLTLLVPGGAQLVAGSRRLGRVALRVTVTVWAVLLLGLLWWLVSRASLISLMARDGVLLGLAVVLAALAVGWAVLWVDTFRLIRLHLLAPGARKITAAVTALALVLTSGALLYGGWAANTSRGALGEVFQEGPAVPEAEGRYNILVLGADAGEGRQGLRPDSMHVVSVDARTGAIVMFSLPRNLQDVPFIEGSPLWDVYPNGFDCGDECILNALYTDVEEHHADLYPDAEHPGAEAMKDAAGGILGLDISGYALMDMGGFAQLIDAMGGVDVVSGGYVVHRGVRPDGAWGNIWWEPGTHHFNGDDALAFARSRHWSTDYARIRRQQCMQAAMLEQFSPATVLTRFEEILAAGQQIVTTDLPQSQLGTFVDLAERSRGQRMRRLTVGPPDFGDTGTHFTTYPDYDLVHRRVDEMLADESVTAGSDPTGVTATPLLTALAVVAQETQTPDVDEDDPATWPAPPTRSDGEPFTAEDLMTAEDLGQEDVLNHASSTNGLCVPAP; this comes from the coding sequence ATGTCGACCGCCCCCGGATCCGTGCCCGCCGGTCACGCGCAGCCCGACCCGCTTCGGGACCCGCGCGTCGCCTCCCCCACCGAGCGCACCCGCCGGGCGCTGATCCTCACCACCCTGACCCTGCTGGTCCCCGGCGGCGCCCAGCTCGTCGCCGGCAGCCGCCGGCTCGGCCGCGTGGCGCTGCGGGTCACCGTCACCGTGTGGGCCGTGCTGCTCCTCGGGCTGCTGTGGTGGCTGGTCTCCCGCGCGAGCCTGATCTCACTCATGGCCCGGGACGGCGTGCTGCTCGGACTGGCGGTGGTCCTGGCGGCGTTGGCGGTGGGCTGGGCGGTGCTGTGGGTGGACACGTTCCGGCTGATCCGGCTGCACCTGCTCGCCCCCGGCGCGCGGAAGATCACGGCGGCGGTCACCGCGCTCGCGCTCGTGCTCACCAGCGGCGCCCTGCTCTACGGCGGCTGGGCCGCGAACACGAGCCGCGGGGCGCTCGGCGAGGTATTCCAGGAGGGACCGGCCGTCCCGGAGGCCGAGGGCCGCTACAACATCCTGGTCCTGGGCGCGGACGCCGGCGAGGGCCGGCAGGGGCTGCGCCCGGACTCCATGCACGTGGTCTCCGTGGACGCCCGCACCGGCGCCATCGTGATGTTCTCCCTGCCCCGCAACCTCCAGGACGTGCCGTTCATCGAGGGCTCCCCGCTGTGGGACGTCTACCCGAACGGCTTCGACTGCGGCGACGAGTGCATCCTCAACGCCCTCTACACGGACGTGGAGGAGCATCACGCAGACCTCTACCCGGACGCCGAACACCCCGGCGCCGAGGCCATGAAGGACGCCGCCGGCGGCATCCTCGGGCTGGACATCTCCGGCTACGCCCTCATGGACATGGGCGGCTTCGCCCAGCTGATCGACGCCATGGGCGGGGTGGACGTCGTCAGCGGCGGCTACGTGGTCCACCGCGGCGTCCGGCCCGACGGCGCCTGGGGCAACATCTGGTGGGAGCCGGGCACCCACCACTTCAACGGCGACGATGCGCTCGCCTTCGCCCGCTCCCGGCACTGGTCCACCGACTACGCCCGCATCCGCCGGCAGCAGTGCATGCAGGCGGCGATGCTGGAGCAGTTCAGCCCCGCCACCGTGCTCACCCGCTTCGAGGAGATCCTCGCGGCGGGCCAGCAGATCGTGACCACCGACCTGCCGCAGTCCCAGCTGGGCACGTTCGTGGACCTCGCCGAGCGCTCGCGCGGCCAGAGGATGCGGCGGCTGACCGTCGGCCCGCCCGACTTCGGCGACACGGGCACCCACTTCACCACCTATCCCGACTACGACCTCGTCCACCGCCGCGTGGACGAGATGCTGGCCGACGAGTCCGTGACCGCCGGGTCGGACCCGACCGGCGTCACGGCGACGCCGCTGCTCACCGCGCTGGCCGTCGTCGCGCAGGAGACGCAGACCCCCGACGTCGACGAGGATGACCCGGCCACGTGGCCGGCCCCGCCGACCCGCTCCGACGGCGAGCCCTTCACCGCCGAGGACCTGATGACGGCCGAGGACCTGGGCCAGGAGGACGTGCTGAACCACGCGTCCTCGACGAACGGGCTGTGCGTCCCCGCCCCGTGA
- the purE gene encoding 5-(carboxyamino)imidazole ribonucleotide mutase has product MTATPQTPAQPLQDDAPVVSVVMGSDSDWPVMSAAAEALRELDVPVEVGVVSAHRMPHEMVEFGARAHQRGIRVIVAGAGGAAHLPGMLAAVTPLPVIGVPVKLKSLDGMDSLLSIVQMPAGVPVATVSIDGARNAGLLAARILASADTAEGDRLRAALAEHADELNAQARAKGARLRERMAADR; this is encoded by the coding sequence ATGACCGCCACGCCCCAGACCCCTGCCCAGCCCCTGCAGGACGACGCCCCGGTCGTCTCCGTCGTGATGGGCTCCGACTCCGACTGGCCCGTGATGAGCGCGGCCGCCGAGGCCCTGCGCGAGCTCGACGTGCCCGTCGAGGTCGGCGTGGTCTCCGCGCACCGCATGCCCCACGAGATGGTGGAGTTCGGCGCCCGCGCGCACCAGCGCGGCATCCGCGTGATCGTGGCCGGCGCGGGCGGCGCGGCGCACCTGCCCGGGATGCTCGCCGCCGTCACCCCCCTGCCCGTGATCGGCGTGCCCGTGAAGCTCAAGAGCCTGGACGGGATGGACTCCCTGCTCTCGATCGTCCAGATGCCGGCCGGCGTGCCGGTGGCCACCGTCTCCATCGACGGCGCCCGCAACGCCGGCCTGCTGGCCGCCCGCATCCTCGCCTCGGCCGACACCGCGGAGGGCGACCGCCTGCGCGCCGCCCTCGCCGAGCACGCCGACGAGCTCAACGCCCAGGCCCGGGCCAAGGGAGCCCGCCTGCGCGAGCGGATGGCCGCCGACCGCTGA